One segment of Natronosalvus halobius DNA contains the following:
- a CDS encoding DUF7529 family protein: MTKAEDDSLGMRRTSGATKQAWKQTNEDMQAMAKGRRDDGWDAVAIPTVHTSVISRDSGDDDRFGFIYVVPNNHADAFTDAFERGTFTTYEAYQNEVNNVTFLVTELLDPDAKIAILVAGSYEERFFQPVMPAILDEQALYSHFKLLNGDVLGTIRHDEYEPLLPDSLKQ; the protein is encoded by the coding sequence ATGACTAAGGCCGAGGATGACAGCTTAGGCATGCGTCGGACCTCAGGTGCGACCAAACAGGCCTGGAAGCAGACGAACGAGGACATGCAAGCGATGGCCAAGGGACGCCGCGACGATGGATGGGACGCCGTCGCGATTCCGACAGTGCATACCTCGGTGATTTCGCGCGATTCGGGCGACGACGATCGGTTCGGGTTCATCTACGTCGTTCCGAACAACCACGCCGACGCGTTCACTGACGCGTTCGAGCGCGGAACCTTCACCACGTACGAGGCCTACCAGAACGAGGTGAACAACGTCACGTTCCTGGTGACGGAACTTCTCGACCCCGACGCGAAAATCGCGATTCTCGTCGCCGGGTCGTACGAAGAACGCTTCTTCCAGCCGGTCATGCCGGCGATTCTCGACGAACAAGCGCTATATTCTCATTTCAAACTACTCAACGGTGACGTACTCGGTACGATTCGTCACGACGAGTACGAACCGCTGCTCCCGGATTCGCTCAAACAATAG
- a CDS encoding DUF7555 family protein encodes MVIDTLTYVLVVAAVATVVALAIGIGTGGGFVRGKFVLFLLGFVLMAYSVVRLWPSSPTTTADESTEHSDLQMAVERRTHRTPFQAFVRAVPPLRWVRLPPPDARLSSPLKLFVSSLCVLAVSYLMETWFGVA; translated from the coding sequence GTGGTCATCGATACGCTCACGTACGTACTCGTGGTTGCGGCGGTCGCTACGGTCGTCGCCCTCGCTATCGGTATTGGAACCGGTGGCGGGTTCGTCCGAGGGAAGTTCGTCCTGTTTTTGCTGGGGTTCGTCCTCATGGCTTACTCGGTCGTTCGGTTGTGGCCGTCGTCACCGACGACTACTGCCGACGAGTCGACGGAGCACTCGGACCTCCAGATGGCCGTCGAGAGGAGAACTCATCGGACACCTTTCCAGGCGTTCGTCCGTGCCGTCCCACCGCTGCGATGGGTTCGACTGCCGCCACCGGACGCACGACTGTCTTCACCGCTGAAGCTGTTTGTGAGTAGCCTCTGCGTTCTCGCCGTCTCGTACCTGATGGAAACGTGGTTCGGCGTTGCCTGA
- a CDS encoding ABC transporter ATP-binding protein: MSQKAMQTERADQKEDVMVEVDNLRTYYDTGGLFGSNPVKAVDGVSFDIRRGETLGLVGESGCGKTTLGRTLIQLEKATGGEIRFEGTDITTLSGADLKAWRRDAQIVFQDPDSSLNDRMTVGEIVREPLDVFDWKTPRDRRQRVRKLLEKVGLQREHYFRYPHQFSGGQRQRIGIARTLTLEPEFIVLDEPVSALDVSVQAEVINLLEDLQDEFGLTYLFIAHDLSVVRHICDRVAVMYLGNIMEIGPTEELFTDPSNPYTHALLSAIPKPDPTAKKDRITLHGTPPNPRHPPDGCPFSTRCPARIRPPEFDHLGDELWTQLGTLREILRERKRTERKMSDRVRELLGKDPRLGTVDEIYDELFSDISVPEDVERILSNVANYVRDNDEESALEIMNESFGSVCDQDMPQYYTVSESGRKSFCHRHDDAYEEPGPVLDERHR, translated from the coding sequence ATGAGTCAGAAAGCGATGCAAACCGAACGAGCGGACCAGAAAGAGGACGTAATGGTCGAGGTCGACAACCTTCGAACGTACTACGATACTGGCGGTCTCTTCGGCAGCAACCCGGTCAAGGCTGTCGACGGTGTCTCGTTCGACATCAGACGCGGTGAGACGCTCGGTCTCGTCGGCGAATCCGGGTGTGGGAAGACGACGCTCGGACGAACGCTCATCCAACTCGAGAAAGCGACAGGCGGCGAAATTCGATTCGAGGGAACTGACATTACGACGCTGAGCGGTGCCGACCTCAAAGCCTGGCGTCGAGACGCGCAGATCGTCTTCCAGGATCCGGATTCGAGTCTCAACGATCGAATGACCGTCGGCGAAATCGTACGCGAGCCACTCGACGTATTCGACTGGAAGACGCCGCGGGACCGGCGACAACGCGTTCGCAAACTCCTCGAGAAGGTTGGGCTCCAGCGTGAGCACTACTTTCGGTATCCACACCAGTTCTCCGGCGGACAGCGACAGCGGATTGGGATCGCCCGAACGCTGACACTCGAGCCGGAGTTCATCGTTCTCGACGAGCCAGTTTCGGCCCTCGACGTTTCGGTCCAGGCGGAGGTCATCAATCTCCTCGAGGACCTGCAAGACGAGTTCGGGCTGACGTACCTGTTTATCGCCCACGACCTCTCCGTGGTCAGGCACATCTGTGACCGGGTTGCGGTCATGTATCTCGGAAACATCATGGAGATTGGGCCAACCGAGGAGCTGTTTACTGATCCGTCGAATCCCTACACGCACGCGCTCCTGTCTGCGATCCCCAAACCGGACCCGACCGCGAAGAAAGATCGAATCACGCTCCACGGCACGCCGCCAAACCCCCGCCACCCACCGGATGGATGTCCGTTTAGCACGCGGTGTCCAGCACGGATTCGACCACCGGAGTTCGACCATCTCGGCGACGAACTCTGGACACAGCTGGGGACGCTCAGAGAGATTCTCCGAGAACGAAAACGGACGGAGCGAAAAATGAGTGACCGGGTCCGCGAGTTGCTCGGTAAGGATCCCCGCCTCGGAACTGTCGACGAAATCTACGACGAATTGTTTAGCGACATTTCAGTTCCCGAAGACGTCGAACGAATCCTGTCGAACGTCGCGAACTACGTCCGCGACAACGACGAGGAAAGCGCACTCGAGATCATGAACGAATCGTTCGGCAGCGTCTGTGACCAGGACATGCCCCAATACTACACCGTCAGTGAGTCCGGGCGAAAGAGCTTCTGTCACCGTCACGACGATGCATACGAGGAGCCAGGCCCGGTCCTGGACGAGCGTCACCGGTGA
- a CDS encoding oligopeptide/dipeptide ABC transporter ATP-binding protein → MSMQSVADPVSTRPEPIVSVRNLRTVFHTDKEVIRAVDGVSFDIVPGETVGIVGESGSGKSVTARSLMGLVDNPGRIDPASSIRFTHLETVREFAKRFDDNTVDVASLESRYDPETLFERLPDVTPETLGYTSASEATLADFLAAGYGEELGLAEDGAVEETDFVFVTEGDASVPEQITSGFIEITRLGDEAQRAMRGGKIAMVFQDPLTSLNPVYTVGNQIKEALKLHQGMSGREATQEAISLLEDVGIPDARRRVEEYPHQFSGGMRQRAVIAMALACDPEVLICDEPTTALDVTIQAQILELLEDLQTERDLAIMFITHDMGVIADVTDRVNVMYAGEIIETADVETLFGDPKHPYTQGLLRSIPGNQTGDRLETIEGNVPTPNEPATYCRFAPRCPEAFEACEEVHPIQVPVDEESEDHTAACLLYPEGKSEMQRLEWHTAGDERVTETGDSQ, encoded by the coding sequence ATGTCCATGCAATCAGTAGCTGATCCAGTTTCGACCCGTCCAGAACCGATCGTCTCGGTTCGAAATCTCCGAACCGTGTTCCACACGGACAAGGAAGTAATTCGAGCCGTCGACGGCGTCTCGTTCGATATCGTTCCCGGCGAGACGGTGGGTATCGTCGGTGAGAGTGGCTCTGGAAAGAGCGTCACCGCCCGGTCGCTCATGGGTCTGGTAGATAACCCAGGCCGAATCGATCCGGCCAGTAGCATTCGCTTTACCCATCTCGAAACGGTCCGAGAGTTTGCCAAACGGTTCGACGACAACACCGTCGACGTGGCGAGCCTCGAGTCACGGTACGATCCGGAGACGCTGTTCGAGCGACTCCCCGACGTCACGCCGGAGACACTCGGGTACACGTCGGCCTCGGAGGCAACCCTCGCTGATTTCCTCGCAGCCGGGTACGGTGAAGAACTCGGTCTCGCCGAGGACGGTGCCGTCGAGGAAACCGACTTCGTGTTCGTCACTGAGGGCGACGCGAGCGTTCCAGAGCAGATCACGTCCGGCTTCATCGAGATCACTCGACTCGGGGACGAAGCACAGCGTGCCATGCGAGGTGGCAAAATCGCAATGGTGTTCCAGGACCCGTTGACGAGCCTCAACCCGGTTTACACCGTCGGGAACCAGATAAAGGAGGCGCTGAAACTGCACCAGGGGATGAGCGGGCGCGAGGCCACCCAGGAGGCAATTTCTCTGCTGGAAGACGTCGGTATTCCGGACGCACGGCGTCGCGTCGAGGAGTACCCACACCAGTTCTCCGGCGGGATGCGACAACGAGCGGTCATTGCGATGGCACTGGCGTGCGATCCGGAAGTGCTGATCTGTGACGAGCCGACGACCGCTCTCGACGTGACAATTCAGGCCCAGATCCTCGAACTCCTCGAGGATCTCCAGACCGAACGGGATCTGGCAATCATGTTCATCACACACGACATGGGCGTGATTGCAGACGTCACCGATCGCGTGAACGTGATGTACGCCGGAGAGATCATCGAAACCGCCGATGTCGAAACCCTGTTTGGCGATCCAAAGCACCCATATACACAGGGATTGCTCAGGTCGATTCCCGGAAATCAGACCGGTGATCGGCTCGAAACGATCGAAGGCAACGTGCCGACGCCAAACGAGCCAGCAACGTACTGCCGATTCGCTCCCCGATGTCCGGAGGCGTTCGAGGCCTGTGAGGAGGTACATCCAATACAGGTTCCAGTCGACGAGGAATCCGAGGACCACACTGCGGCGTGTCTGCTGTATCCGGAGGGCAAGTCCGAGATGCAACGCCTCGAGTGGCATACTGCAGGCGACGAGCGAGTGACGGAGACAGGTGATAGCCAATGA
- a CDS encoding ABC transporter permease, protein MSYDEYDDTTFRERIATNPQPALVWVAGLLVLLALETGRIASGLLKAGSGIRFGLEGAASIPAWVGRNVDGTLGPIAGTVGTILTALLLIAVAAVFVKLLFVPVSLVKTFGLSRGTGADDVIERALVAAGLAIGVVLVVFTPLGAGLEVAIGWLTSLTEWVSTLPSITSTETIPNAGHRTPDGGWEGTFLGLSSGQAWAIRVFVVYAYAFTLLVWIWKGYTTFRTHYREANWTPRDDSINRFRTHYWGIFGLIVVFTFVVMAAWAPALAPVSIDHNHYNPYDHEFEYLDGESVETVSHGTANLQTKSTGGSNNVGPMSYDQYDRWAPMGTTQSGKDLFTFLVFGARTSLVIGIIAIGLGTLIALSLSLVTAYYKGVADLLTVLASDTIMTIPGFLLLLLVSVIFQQANHPLATIYDGGILIALILALVYWPGLWRSIRGPSLQVAEQEWVDAAKSYGQTPVMTMRKHMAPYVAAYIMIYASLLLGAAIIATAALSFLGLGINPPTPEWGRIVNDGRSYVSTASWHISTLPGLLIVLVVTGFNALGDGIRDAMDPESDVESGEAGAAATGGGG, encoded by the coding sequence ATGAGCTACGACGAATACGACGACACCACGTTTCGCGAACGCATCGCTACGAACCCACAACCAGCCCTTGTCTGGGTGGCAGGGTTGCTCGTGTTGCTCGCACTGGAGACCGGGCGTATCGCGAGCGGCTTGCTCAAAGCCGGTAGCGGAATTCGATTCGGTCTCGAGGGCGCTGCTTCGATCCCGGCCTGGGTTGGAAGGAACGTCGATGGGACACTCGGACCGATAGCAGGAACCGTCGGCACTATCTTGACGGCACTCCTGTTGATCGCCGTCGCAGCGGTCTTCGTCAAATTGCTCTTCGTTCCCGTCTCGCTCGTAAAAACGTTCGGCCTCTCCCGGGGAACCGGTGCCGACGACGTTATCGAACGGGCCCTCGTCGCCGCAGGGCTGGCTATCGGCGTCGTACTCGTTGTCTTTACCCCCCTCGGAGCCGGTCTCGAGGTCGCCATCGGCTGGTTGACGTCGCTGACCGAGTGGGTCTCGACCCTTCCCTCGATAACCAGCACCGAGACGATTCCGAACGCCGGGCACAGAACTCCCGATGGTGGGTGGGAAGGGACCTTCCTCGGCCTCTCGTCCGGACAGGCCTGGGCGATTCGCGTGTTCGTCGTCTACGCATACGCGTTCACTCTTCTCGTGTGGATCTGGAAGGGGTATACAACCTTCCGGACCCACTACCGTGAAGCCAACTGGACGCCGCGAGACGACAGCATCAACCGATTTCGGACCCATTACTGGGGAATCTTTGGGCTGATTGTCGTCTTTACTTTCGTGGTCATGGCGGCCTGGGCACCGGCCCTCGCTCCCGTCTCGATCGACCACAATCACTACAACCCGTACGATCACGAGTTCGAATATCTCGACGGAGAGAGCGTCGAGACGGTCAGTCACGGGACGGCGAACTTGCAGACGAAATCGACCGGCGGATCGAATAACGTCGGTCCGATGAGCTACGACCAGTACGATCGCTGGGCCCCGATGGGGACGACACAGAGCGGGAAGGACCTGTTTACGTTCCTCGTCTTCGGTGCTCGAACGTCACTGGTGATCGGTATCATCGCAATCGGTCTCGGCACGCTGATCGCGCTGTCGCTGTCGCTCGTTACGGCCTACTACAAGGGCGTCGCTGATCTGTTGACGGTCCTGGCCAGTGATACGATCATGACGATCCCGGGATTCTTACTCCTCTTGCTGGTTTCAGTAATTTTCCAGCAAGCGAACCACCCGCTCGCAACGATCTACGACGGTGGTATACTCATCGCACTGATTCTGGCGCTCGTCTATTGGCCGGGCCTATGGCGGTCTATACGTGGGCCCTCGCTCCAGGTTGCCGAACAGGAGTGGGTCGATGCCGCGAAAAGCTACGGACAGACCCCCGTGATGACCATGAGAAAGCACATGGCCCCGTACGTCGCGGCGTACATCATGATTTACGCGTCGTTGCTTCTCGGGGCGGCAATCATCGCGACGGCAGCGCTGTCGTTCCTCGGATTAGGGATCAATCCTCCGACTCCCGAGTGGGGGCGCATCGTCAACGACGGTCGTTCGTACGTCTCGACGGCCTCGTGGCACATCTCGACGCTTCCCGGCCTACTGATCGTCCTCGTCGTGACGGGCTTCAACGCGCTGGGCGACGGAATCCGCGACGCGATGGACCCGGAGAGTGACGTAGAGAGCGGTGAAGCCGGTGCGGCAGCCACTGGAGGTGGTGGATGA
- a CDS encoding ABC transporter permease, whose product MSRWKYFFQRVVLMIPVLFLVMTLIFVIIRMGPLDPVASMLGPEASGAQAERIRDQLGLNDPLWQQYVDFIVSLATFDLGQSWVIHPGRSVNALIGTYAPRTIWLGFWAVLLPLFIGIPLGFYAGLNQNSWADYVASFSGIVWLAMPNFWLSIMVLAILRRTQGGGLLGFDWYTIGPDVRSLIGTPPLNFVGFENGFYFDGGMLAVAIKVILPPAIVLGSASMATELRIGRTAMLETINSNYVETAKAKGLSNRVIIWKHVFRNALIPLLPVITNEALLLIGGSVIVEVIFGINGLGRLFFLAAYQGDLPLAGSLIFIFALITISLNIIQDLLYTVLDPRVGYET is encoded by the coding sequence ATGAGCCGATGGAAGTATTTCTTCCAGCGGGTCGTCCTCATGATTCCGGTCCTCTTCCTCGTAATGACGCTCATCTTCGTCATTATCCGAATGGGACCGCTCGACCCGGTTGCATCGATGCTCGGACCGGAAGCGAGTGGCGCGCAAGCGGAACGGATTCGGGATCAACTCGGTTTGAACGATCCGCTCTGGCAACAGTACGTCGACTTCATTGTGTCCCTCGCGACGTTCGACCTGGGTCAATCGTGGGTCATCCACCCCGGTCGATCGGTGAACGCCCTCATCGGGACGTACGCCCCACGAACGATCTGGCTCGGGTTCTGGGCCGTGTTGCTCCCGCTATTTATCGGTATCCCGCTCGGATTCTACGCGGGATTGAACCAGAATAGCTGGGCCGACTACGTCGCGTCTTTCTCCGGTATCGTCTGGTTGGCGATGCCGAACTTCTGGCTGTCTATTATGGTTCTGGCGATCCTTCGCCGAACCCAAGGTGGTGGCTTACTCGGATTCGATTGGTACACCATCGGGCCCGACGTCAGGAGTCTCATCGGCACGCCACCTCTCAACTTCGTCGGATTTGAGAACGGATTCTATTTCGACGGGGGGATGCTCGCGGTCGCGATTAAAGTGATCCTCCCACCAGCGATCGTCCTCGGCTCCGCCTCGATGGCGACGGAGCTTCGAATCGGCCGAACAGCGATGCTCGAGACGATCAACTCGAACTACGTCGAAACGGCGAAGGCAAAGGGACTCTCCAATCGCGTCATCATCTGGAAGCACGTCTTCCGAAACGCGTTGATTCCCCTTCTTCCAGTGATCACGAACGAGGCGCTCCTCCTGATCGGTGGCTCGGTCATCGTCGAAGTCATCTTCGGTATCAACGGGCTGGGACGGTTGTTCTTCCTGGCTGCCTATCAGGGGGACCTCCCACTGGCTGGGTCACTGATCTTTATCTTCGCGCTAATCACCATCTCGCTGAACATCATCCAGGACCTGCTGTACACTGTTCTCGACCCACGTGTGGGGTATGAAACATGA
- a CDS encoding ABC transporter substrate-binding protein, whose amino-acid sequence MSNENAYSRRTFLKATGAGAATAAVAGCFGGDGNGEGNGNESGNGNGNGNGNGEDSSASDNDLRLINSTVSSLDPIQSTDTASGIIIGQVYENLTHYPNGEAEVENQLAEEVEISDDLLTYTFTIKEAQYHDGSELTAADFKYAWRRLAESEESQRANFVTDMLGIEAEVDDEGVVTPDSLAVEAVDDRTLEVTIADPEPAALDILAYDSFAAMPEGLVDDIEGYDDAEYTQEDISTDVMVGTGPFEYDLWEPGTEARVAAFDDYHGEAASVDGVHWQILEDDDAIWTYVNEQNADVFGIPTPFYEPDNIDAEEDDQGRQVGTYGPLENEEEVNYLGVAEMSTFYVAFNAAQTPKPVRQAIAYVTDHSELIENVFKERGEEAYSFTPPGMWPTGNDEYNSYVDEWPYSANETDRDSARQVLEEAGYTEDDPFELTITTYENEAFQEFATLTRDKVAGLGIDLSIETAEFGTLISRGEDGDLGFYSLGWIWSWVDPAYGHFGFNPENTNTDNMPGEANGYYLDWQEEDSEEMQKAADAWETIENNPSPDDEDIRAEAHVEIEEAVRDDMILLPLFHNLNERFWYDHVDIPETGPLGGHRQQYNTVTLDR is encoded by the coding sequence ATGTCGAACGAAAACGCCTATTCACGGCGCACCTTCCTGAAGGCAACTGGTGCAGGTGCCGCGACTGCCGCAGTCGCAGGGTGCTTCGGAGGAGATGGCAACGGTGAAGGGAATGGTAACGAATCTGGAAACGGGAACGGAAACGGAAACGGAAACGGCGAGGACAGCAGTGCGTCCGACAACGATCTTCGGCTGATCAACTCGACGGTGTCGTCCCTCGACCCCATCCAGTCGACTGACACCGCGTCCGGGATCATTATCGGCCAGGTGTACGAGAACCTGACTCACTACCCCAATGGTGAAGCCGAGGTCGAGAATCAGCTCGCCGAGGAAGTCGAAATTTCCGACGACCTCCTCACGTACACCTTCACGATCAAGGAAGCGCAGTACCACGACGGAAGCGAACTCACGGCTGCCGACTTCAAATACGCGTGGCGCCGCCTCGCCGAGTCCGAGGAGAGTCAGCGCGCGAACTTCGTCACCGACATGCTCGGCATCGAGGCCGAAGTGGACGACGAGGGCGTCGTCACCCCTGACTCCCTCGCCGTCGAAGCCGTCGACGACCGAACGCTCGAGGTGACCATTGCCGACCCCGAGCCCGCAGCACTCGACATCCTCGCGTACGACTCCTTCGCGGCCATGCCGGAAGGCCTCGTCGACGACATCGAGGGCTACGACGACGCCGAATACACGCAGGAAGACATTTCCACCGACGTGATGGTGGGAACCGGTCCGTTCGAGTACGACCTGTGGGAGCCAGGCACGGAAGCACGCGTTGCCGCCTTCGACGACTACCACGGCGAAGCCGCCTCCGTCGACGGTGTTCACTGGCAGATTCTCGAGGACGACGACGCCATCTGGACGTACGTCAACGAGCAGAACGCAGACGTGTTCGGCATCCCGACGCCGTTCTACGAGCCGGACAACATCGACGCAGAAGAGGACGACCAGGGACGCCAGGTCGGTACCTACGGTCCGCTCGAGAACGAGGAAGAAGTCAACTACCTCGGCGTCGCCGAGATGAGTACCTTCTACGTGGCGTTCAACGCCGCCCAGACGCCAAAGCCGGTTCGCCAGGCCATCGCCTACGTCACCGATCACTCGGAGTTGATCGAGAACGTGTTCAAAGAGCGCGGTGAGGAAGCGTACAGCTTCACCCCGCCTGGAATGTGGCCCACCGGAAACGACGAGTACAACAGCTACGTCGACGAGTGGCCCTACAGCGCCAACGAGACCGACCGTGATTCGGCCCGACAGGTCCTCGAGGAGGCCGGCTACACGGAGGACGATCCGTTCGAGCTGACGATCACGACGTACGAAAACGAGGCGTTCCAGGAGTTCGCGACCCTTACTCGAGACAAGGTCGCTGGCCTCGGCATCGATCTCTCGATCGAAACTGCAGAGTTCGGGACGCTCATCAGCCGCGGTGAAGACGGCGACCTCGGCTTCTACTCGCTCGGCTGGATCTGGAGCTGGGTCGACCCTGCCTACGGTCACTTCGGGTTCAATCCGGAGAACACGAACACGGATAATATGCCCGGAGAGGCGAACGGATACTACCTCGACTGGCAGGAAGAAGATTCCGAAGAGATGCAGAAAGCCGCGGACGCCTGGGAGACGATCGAGAACAACCCGTCGCCCGACGACGAGGACATCCGTGCCGAAGCGCACGTCGAGATCGAAGAGGCCGTTCGCGACGACATGATCCTCCTGCCGCTGTTCCACAACCTCAACGAGCGGTTCTGGTACGATCACGTCGACATCCCGGAGACCGGCCCGCTCGGCGGCCACCGCCAGCAGTACAACACCGTTACGCTAGACAGGTAA
- the hisC gene encoding histidinol-phosphate transaminase gives MHPRDLSDHVAYQAGRGIQEVARELGRDPSTFVKLASNENAHGPSPAAVAAIEDAAGSVSSYPKAAHADLTAAIADRWAIADDQIWLANGGDGAIDYLSRATLEPGDDVLVPAPGFAYYGMSARFHHGDVTEYALAREDNFSQDAETVLEAYDGERIVYLTSPHNPSGSTIDLEAVAEIADRTDEETLVVLDEAYGEFADVDSAVALISGRDGFDARDDVAVLRTFSKAYGLAGLRLGYAIVPNAWADAYARVNTPFAASELACRAGLAAINDDEHVERTVATVAEARATMREEIDAHVWPSDGNFVLVDVGEATTVAEAMQERGVIVRDCTSFGLPGCIRITCGTPSETDRAVETLNEVLEDRGHQRELGPDGGTQTEVNGA, from the coding sequence ATGCACCCGCGCGATCTGTCCGACCACGTCGCCTACCAGGCGGGTCGAGGCATCCAGGAGGTCGCCCGCGAACTCGGGCGCGATCCCTCGACGTTCGTCAAACTCGCCTCCAACGAGAACGCCCACGGCCCCTCCCCTGCGGCCGTCGCCGCCATCGAAGACGCCGCTGGAAGCGTGAGTTCCTACCCGAAGGCGGCTCACGCCGATCTCACCGCCGCCATCGCCGACCGCTGGGCCATCGCGGACGATCAGATCTGGCTCGCAAACGGCGGCGACGGTGCCATCGACTACCTCTCGAGGGCGACCCTTGAGCCGGGTGACGACGTGCTCGTTCCCGCCCCGGGGTTCGCCTACTACGGCATGAGCGCTCGGTTCCACCACGGCGACGTTACCGAGTACGCCCTCGCGCGCGAAGACAACTTTTCACAGGACGCCGAGACGGTCCTCGAGGCCTACGACGGCGAACGAATCGTCTACCTCACCAGCCCGCACAACCCCTCGGGATCGACGATCGACCTGGAGGCCGTCGCGGAAATCGCTGACCGAACGGACGAGGAGACGCTCGTCGTCCTGGACGAGGCCTACGGCGAGTTCGCCGACGTCGACAGCGCGGTCGCTTTGATCTCCGGTCGCGACGGGTTCGACGCCCGCGACGACGTCGCCGTTCTCCGGACGTTCTCGAAGGCGTACGGCCTGGCGGGCCTGCGGCTCGGATATGCAATCGTTCCGAACGCATGGGCGGACGCCTACGCCCGTGTGAACACCCCGTTTGCCGCGAGCGAACTCGCCTGTCGGGCCGGCCTGGCCGCCATCAATGACGACGAACACGTCGAGCGAACTGTTGCGACCGTCGCCGAGGCTCGAGCGACCATGCGCGAGGAAATCGATGCACACGTCTGGCCGAGCGACGGGAATTTCGTCCTCGTCGACGTCGGGGAGGCGACAACGGTTGCCGAGGCGATGCAAGAACGGGGCGTGATCGTCCGCGACTGTACGAGTTTCGGGCTCCCGGGGTGCATCCGTATTACCTGCGGCACGCCGTCCGAAACCGATCGAGCTGTCGAGACGCTCAACGAGGTGCTCGAGGACCGAGGGCACCAGCGCGAACTCGGCCCCGACGGCGGAACCCAAACCGAGGTGAACGGCGCGTGA
- a CDS encoding adenylate kinase family protein translates to MRVAITGTPGTGKTTATTILEDRLDDCHEHQLDDRHEVRLEDYDVIHLNDLLEREGLYTTVDEARDSKVADLDALEARLADRDDVLIESHLAHHLPANRIAVLRCAPQTLEERLRERGERANKARENAESEALDVILSEAVDRHGLESVYEIDTTDREPEAVADELEAVVHGTRAPSAGDVDFVGYLA, encoded by the coding sequence GTGAGGGTCGCGATCACCGGCACCCCGGGGACGGGAAAGACAACGGCGACGACAATCCTCGAGGATCGACTCGATGACTGCCACGAGCACCAACTCGATGACCGCCACGAGGTTCGACTCGAGGACTACGACGTGATCCACCTCAACGACCTCCTCGAACGCGAGGGGCTATACACGACCGTCGACGAAGCGCGCGACAGCAAGGTCGCCGACCTGGATGCGCTCGAGGCGCGACTTGCAGACCGGGATGACGTCCTGATCGAGTCGCACCTCGCCCATCACCTGCCAGCGAATCGCATTGCCGTCTTGCGGTGTGCTCCCCAGACACTCGAGGAACGACTGCGCGAGCGCGGAGAACGTGCGAACAAAGCTCGCGAGAACGCAGAAAGCGAGGCGCTCGACGTCATCCTCTCGGAGGCCGTCGACCGCCACGGCCTCGAGTCCGTCTACGAAATCGACACGACCGACCGCGAGCCGGAGGCGGTCGCCGACGAACTCGAGGCCGTCGTCCACGGTACGCGAGCACCGAGCGCCGGCGATGTCGATTTCGTGGGGTACCTGGCATGA
- a CDS encoding CDP-alcohol phosphatidyltransferase family protein gives MTLDKFRPYVSRFLDPFVRGFDRIGMSPDGVSVIAGFVAIAAGLAFYLGGVAHPVWYAVGAALVFLNGWFDIIDGALARAQGVSSPAGDLLDHVLDRYADIVIIGGLAAGVGDYWLGFLAVTGVVMTSYLGTQAQAVGLDRVYGGLVGRADRLAIIGIVGFLAYPLESFDAGGLSLVGWLLVFLAVVGHLTALQRFFYSWSALE, from the coding sequence ATGACCCTCGATAAGTTCCGACCGTACGTCTCGAGGTTCCTGGATCCGTTCGTCCGTGGGTTCGACCGGATCGGGATGTCCCCCGACGGCGTGAGCGTGATCGCCGGGTTCGTGGCGATCGCCGCCGGTCTAGCGTTTTACCTCGGCGGGGTCGCTCACCCCGTCTGGTACGCCGTCGGCGCGGCACTCGTCTTCCTCAACGGCTGGTTCGACATCATCGACGGCGCGCTCGCTCGAGCACAGGGCGTCTCCTCCCCAGCGGGGGACCTGCTCGATCACGTCCTGGACCGGTATGCAGACATCGTGATCATCGGCGGGCTCGCCGCCGGCGTCGGTGACTACTGGTTGGGCTTTCTGGCGGTTACGGGTGTCGTCATGACCTCCTACCTGGGCACTCAGGCCCAGGCGGTGGGTCTCGACCGGGTCTACGGTGGGCTCGTCGGCCGCGCCGACCGACTAGCGATTATCGGAATCGTCGGCTTCCTCGCGTATCCGCTCGAGTCGTTCGACGCCGGCGGCCTCTCGCTCGTCGGCTGGCTGCTCGTCTTCCTCGCCGTCGTCGGCCACCTGACGGCGCTCCAGCGGTTCTTTTACTCCTGGAGTGCGCTCGAGTAG